The following is a genomic window from Armatimonadota bacterium.
GTCAAGAAGCCGATTCCACGATCGATGAGCTCGAAATACTCAAGAAAGGGCCTCACTGTCTCAATGGCAAAGCCAAATGCCTTCAGCCGTTCAGCGTATTCCTCGTACTCCGGGAACTCAAGATCGTGATGCGCATACAGGCAGGGCGGCCGCTCGGCACCGACCGCCTCGTAAAGCATCGCGGCTACCGCAAGACTATCCTTACCCGTTGAAAAAGCAACGAAACGATGCCTGGCTTCGAGCTTAGCCCAAGTCTTGCGCAGCTGGGCTACGGTCGACTTCACCTTGCTGTCAAGCGCCCTGTTCACGCCTCGACTTTCAAGAGTTTCTGCACTACCTCGCCGGCCAATACCGCCGTATCCTTCTCATGGACACCGATCTCCGCCGCATATGTCCTTATTGCCGTTTGGATTGGCTCCTTCGCTTGTCGCCGGACCTTTACCGGTACAAGTGCGTATGCATCATTCTCCGGTGCAGGCACACGCTGGTCAAATTCACTCCAATCCGGCTCCCCCTGGGCGGCAAGAAGCGCTGCGAGTTCCCCATCGGAGAAGCCAAGATCCGGAAGGTTGATATCTTTAGCGCCCAACTCCTCAAGCAGATCTCTTAGCTTCGGCGAATCCCACTCCGCGATCTCGGCCGTCTTGTTGTCTGCGAGCGAAAACGCGCGTCGCTGCGCGTCCGTCATTTCGAGGACGATCACCGGCACCGCTTTGAGGCCCAGCTCCTTTGCCGCCTTCCACCGGGTGTGGCCGGCGATGATCGTCAGATTCTGGTCGCAGAGGATCGGCACATTAGACCCGAAGGTGCGAATACTGCGGGCAACCGCGCCGACCGCTTGGTCATTCAGCCTCGGGTTGTCTTCCCAGTGCCTCAGCTTGGACAACTCCATCTCTCGAATCTCTAGCACCCCTGTCCCCTTGTCACGGATTCCCGCCCTCGCCCTCCCGAGCACGCATCGCATCTGCACCCTCACGCTCCGTCAGGACTGTTCATGCCCGGCGCCCTGCTATGCAAAAATCTGTGTGCATCATGGTATGGCGAAAACGTCCGTTTGTCAAGACCAAAACCCGGATCGGGGCGTCGGCGCGCTCCTCTTGGGTCGACCACGCGTGTGGCTGTCGAGACCTCGACGCGGCCGAAGTGATGCTCGTCGAGGTGGGTTGGGCCTCGCAATCTGATCCATTTGAGATGAGACGAAACGAGGAAACTGAACCTATCTCAGGAAGCTCAGAGCATGAAGCGGAAGCGCTATACGGACCCCCAGTCGTCTTCGCCGTGGCCCGGGCGTTCTTCGACCACCTGGGTGACCTCCTGTAACCCGACGTTCTGTCGCACACATACGTCACTCAGGCAGCGCCGGAAGTCAAGCCAATTCGGGCGGAATCTGGGTGGAATCTCGAGGCCAAGAAGTGGACGAAAAGGGGCCCGTAATCTCGCAATTGTTGCGTGTCGGGGACTGACGAGAAGGAGGCCGGCTAATTGGCCGGTGAACACTAGCGCGCGGCCATATCCAAGACCTGCGGCTGAGTCGCTGTGTCGGCGCCTCAATGAGTAGCCCTGGTCTGGGGCTGCTTACGACGTTGTACGTTCAGTTCTGCTCCTGCGATGCTGCCTCACGTAGCCCGTTAATGACGGCGAGGAACTCGGGGGCGTCACGCACCGACTCGAAAGCGGGGTCCCGGCCGAACTCCTGCCGAGGCCCACCGCTGTTGACCCAGGGCCTGTCCTCAGCCATGCGCCGGAGGTAGCGCAGCGCCTCCTGCCTATCCCCGCCGATCTGCAGGATTGCGGCCGCCAGGTGGAGCAGCACCGGGCCGGTCGTTGAGGTCGGCGCGGCAAGCTGCTCCGCCTTCCTCAGCAGCGCCAGCGCCTCGTGCGTGCGGCCCCAGAACCGAGAGAGCACCCCCGCGTTGGCCGTCGTGATGAAGGCCGCCTCCCGCCACGCCGCCTGCTCCGGCCCCGGCGCCTCGGCCTTGCGCGCCAGCTCCTCGGCCGACTCTTTCGCCATGTCGAACGCGACTTGCGCCTTCTCCGGGAACCCCAGGACCGAGTAGGAGCGGTACAGCTTCAGGTACATGTCTCCCTTCGCCCTCAGCGCGACAACCCTGTCCTCGCCTTCCCCGAGACGCGGATCGCGCAGCAGGCCGTCAGCCAGCCGCAGCGCCAGCTCGCGCGCCCGCGCCGTCTGTCCTTCGCTCGCGCGGTAGACGCTGACCGCGGACGACATCAGGCTTCCCGTCCTCGCCAGCGTCCGTGCGCTCTCCGGCGCCGCCTCCCACAGCCGGAGCGCGGACTCCAGCCACTGCTGTCCTGCGCCAGTGTGTGCGTAGGCCAGTGCCACGTGGGCGATCAGGTAAGAGTCCAGCTTCGCCGCGAGATCGGCCCGTTCGCCCAGGCCGCTCAGCGCGGCGCGGTGCGCATTC
Proteins encoded in this region:
- a CDS encoding ParB N-terminal domain-containing protein yields the protein MELSKLRHWEDNPRLNDQAVGAVARSIRTFGSNVPILCDQNLTIIAGHTRWKAAKELGLKAVPVIVLEMTDAQRRAFSLADNKTAEIAEWDSPKLRDLLEELGAKDINLPDLGFSDGELAALLAAQGEPDWSEFDQRVPAPENDAYALVPVKVRRQAKEPIQTAIRTYAAEIGVHEKDTAVLAGEVVQKLLKVEA